In Cryptosporangium minutisporangium, the DNA window CAACTCCTCGAACAGCAACTCCAACAACTTGCGGCTCTCGATCGGGTTCATCCCCAGAACGTGGGAGGTGCGGGACGGGTTGACGAACAACGCTCGTTCGCCGGTCTCCGGATGCACGCGGACCACCGGATGCACCGCGACCCGCTGATTCCCGATCATGTCGATCGCGCGCTTCTCGACCGGGTCCGCCGGATCCAGCCGGTGCGCGGCCCAGAAATTGTGCTCGGCCCGCAACCCGTCACACAGCGTGCGTAGCGGCGCGGACAAGCCCTCGTACGCGGCAGCCAGGTTCGTCCAGTGCGTGTCACCGCCGAAGGGCGGAACCTTCTCCGCGCGCAGGATGGCCACCGCCGGGGGGTTCACCACCTGTGAGGCGTCGATATGCCAGCCGCTGATGCTCGAATCCCACCGGCTGCGGAACACCGCCTCGTAGTCGGCACCCACCAGCTGCTTGTCCAGCTGCGGAGAGATCGTCAGGATCTGCGGGAACGGCGCGAGTTCCGCGGTGTCCTGGCTCCGCGCCCGTACCGCCAACGGCCCGAATCGCTGGCCGAACGCGACCTGTGAGGCGTGGTCGAGGTGCTGGTCCCGGAAGAACAGCACCTTGTAGGTCAGCAAGGCTCGGCGCAACTGCTCGACGGCGGCAGCGTCGAGATCGTCGGCCAGGTCGACGTTGTCGACGTAGGCGCCGATGAAGCCCGCAGCGCGACGGACGGTCAGCTCGGCGGCGGTCTGTGTCGTGGGCATCGTCCTACCTCT includes these proteins:
- a CDS encoding TauD/TfdA dioxygenase family protein, yielding MPTTQTAAELTVRRAAGFIGAYVDNVDLADDLDAAAVEQLRRALLTYKVLFFRDQHLDHASQVAFGQRFGPLAVRARSQDTAELAPFPQILTISPQLDKQLVGADYEAVFRSRWDSSISGWHIDASQVVNPPAVAILRAEKVPPFGGDTHWTNLAAAYEGLSAPLRTLCDGLRAEHNFWAAHRLDPADPVEKRAIDMIGNQRVAVHPVVRVHPETGERALFVNPSRTSHVLGMNPIESRKLLELLFEELTRPQYTVRFSWEPGSVAVWDNRSTAHLAAADIDHLADLEGADRVMHRVSTVGEVPVGPDGFTSYAVTGDPLAEPSGQVGETTGTGRP